The proteins below come from a single Acidobacteriota bacterium genomic window:
- a CDS encoding CPBP family intramembrane metalloprotease, whose protein sequence is MEIQAEYSEGTPTAPSINPDFSTASSSDVETGQTGRRFVIAALAVMTWAVSVAFIAFIPAFFLYPYIASKGISLSDTGQIVEFAKNDPDAIFLQIIAIIPAHILTILMAWIVVSQGRRYKLLKTLGWEKGGVRWWHYGFILGAFLIVAAVVGSFFPEQENDLLRILRSSRSAVYIIAFVATFSAPFIEEVIYRGVLFSAFQKAFGVAASFVLVTILFALVHVPQYYPSYSTIFLLTLLSLTLTGVRVFSNNILPCIILHTLFNGFQSVILIIEPFLRPTEQTTPAAIFDTFIK, encoded by the coding sequence GTGGAAATTCAAGCAGAATACAGTGAAGGCACACCTACCGCGCCGTCTATCAATCCGGATTTTTCGACCGCATCATCGTCGGATGTAGAAACCGGCCAGACCGGGAGACGGTTCGTCATTGCGGCACTAGCCGTTATGACTTGGGCGGTAAGCGTCGCCTTCATAGCATTCATCCCTGCATTTTTCTTATATCCATACATTGCGTCAAAGGGGATATCGCTCTCGGACACCGGCCAGATAGTCGAGTTCGCGAAGAACGACCCCGATGCGATCTTCCTTCAGATCATCGCCATTATACCGGCCCATATCCTAACCATTTTAATGGCGTGGATCGTTGTTTCGCAGGGTCGAAGATATAAGCTTCTCAAGACGCTAGGTTGGGAAAAAGGCGGCGTACGCTGGTGGCACTACGGCTTCATTCTCGGGGCATTTCTAATTGTTGCGGCCGTGGTCGGGTCCTTTTTTCCCGAACAAGAAAATGACCTGCTCCGTATTTTGCGCAGCTCTCGCTCGGCTGTTTACATAATCGCCTTTGTTGCGACATTTTCTGCTCCATTTATCGAAGAGGTGATATATCGAGGAGTTTTGTTTTCAGCATTTCAAAAAGCGTTCGGCGTGGCAGCGTCGTTCGTGCTCGTAACGATCCTGTTCGCTCTCGTTCACGTGCCCCAGTACTATCCAAGCTACTCGACTATATTCCTGCTGACCCTGCTAAGCTTGACGCTCACAGGTGTGCGAGTCTTCTCAAACAATATACTTCCGTGCATCATACTGCACACCCTTTTCAATGGGTTCCAATCCGTGATCCTGATAATAGAGCCCTTTCTTAGACCAACCGAACAAACAACTCCCGCCGCCATTTTTGACACATTTATCAAATAA
- a CDS encoding FecR domain-containing protein produces MKRTNLHAILAVVVGLCVSSGVLAQDSRRNIPAADKFVISARAGAVNYVEGAVSIIRAAGKSGVLLKRDVVEVGDRVTTGTDGKAEVLLNPGSFIRLGKNSSFEFGTTDLEDLQIRLDSGSAIFEVFADDEFRVSVFTPKGKVALIDTGIYRVDVSTDGTAMLSVTKGKAEVGETIATIVKDGRTGSVGTDTVAIAKFDKDKRDELAEWSRQRSKDLTKMNSALNGTLLSNSLLNGFRRGAWGMYDSFGLWVYDAAFGGYCFLPFGNGWRSPYGGWYGNGIYPYWPGFYNPIGGGGYVPSGKVSTRTPRVDNPGGGSGKVSTRNPGGSGSDDGSSKISTRSTERNSYEPPPFTKVGRGSDVGVGFGGGRIDTKGSDFPADRSTPSYSVPSYSPPVSSPPPPPPATKVSTRDN; encoded by the coding sequence ATGAAACGTACCAATTTGCACGCGATTCTCGCAGTCGTAGTAGGACTTTGTGTGTCTTCAGGTGTGCTAGCGCAGGATTCGCGACGGAATATTCCTGCCGCTGACAAATTTGTTATCTCTGCAAGGGCCGGAGCAGTAAATTACGTCGAGGGTGCCGTATCGATCATCAGGGCTGCCGGCAAGAGCGGTGTTTTACTCAAGCGTGATGTGGTCGAGGTCGGTGACCGCGTTACCACGGGTACGGACGGTAAGGCTGAAGTGCTGCTAAATCCGGGATCTTTCATCCGTTTAGGAAAAAACTCCTCGTTCGAATTTGGCACGACCGATCTCGAGGATCTTCAGATTCGACTCGATTCTGGAAGCGCGATATTCGAGGTGTTTGCCGATGACGAATTCCGCGTATCGGTTTTCACTCCGAAAGGTAAGGTCGCTCTGATCGACACCGGTATCTATCGGGTTGATGTATCAACCGATGGAACGGCTATGCTTTCGGTAACGAAAGGAAAGGCTGAGGTTGGCGAAACGATCGCCACGATCGTTAAAGACGGTCGTACCGGCTCAGTCGGAACCGACACGGTCGCGATCGCGAAATTCGATAAAGACAAACGTGACGAGCTTGCAGAATGGAGCAGACAGCGTTCGAAAGATCTAACAAAAATGAACTCTGCTCTCAACGGGACATTGTTGAGCAATTCGCTTTTGAATGGCTTCCGTCGCGGAGCATGGGGAATGTACGATTCCTTTGGGCTTTGGGTCTATGATGCAGCTTTCGGCGGTTATTGCTTCTTGCCTTTCGGTAACGGATGGCGATCACCTTATGGCGGCTGGTACGGAAATGGCATTTATCCATATTGGCCGGGCTTCTATAATCCTATAGGAGGCGGCGGATATGTTCCTTCGGGAAAAGTCTCGACCCGTACTCCGAGAGTTGATAACCCCGGCGGCGGCTCGGGCAAGGTATCAACCCGAAATCCAGGAGGAAGCGGTTCTGATGACGGTTCGAGTAAGATATCGACACGTTCGACTGAGCGAAACTCGTACGAACCGCCGCCGTTTACCAAAGTCGGACGCGGCAGCGACGTTGGAGTTGGTTTTGGTGGCGGAAGAATTGATACGAAGGGGTCGGATTTCCCGGCCGACCGCTCGACGCCATCGTATTCGGTTCCGTCGTATTCGCCTCCGGTTTCTTCTCCGCCTCCGCCACCGCCTGCGACAAAAGTCAGCACACGGGATAACTAG
- a CDS encoding CTP synthase, translating to MTKYIFVTGGVVSSLGKGLAASSIGCLLETRGLSVQMMKLDPYINVDPGTMSPFQHGEVFVTDDGAETDLDLGHYERFTNAKLSQANNWTSGRIYLSVIEKERRGDYLGKTIQVIPHITDEIKMAVRKVAEMHQPDILIVEIGGTVGDIESLPFLEAIRQMGNEEGRNNAIFIHVTLVPYIAAAGELKTKPTQHSVRELREIGISPDILLCRSDRPLPADLRKKIGLFCNVQENAVISALDVPTIYEVPLAFREQGLDDLIISDLHLTEQFPTADLKRWRDLVSTIKDPSGGSVKIAIVGKYVELEDSYKSLREALTHAGVANNLRVNVAWIESENLVKEDYENELQDFDAILVPGGFGKRGIAGMLKAIKYARKSGTPYFGICLGMQTACIEFARSVCGLRDADSTEFNEETPFPVIFKLRDLVDVDELGGTMRLGSYPCLLKEGSLVSEIYHGAAEIGERHRHRYEFNPEYRQALEREGLIFSGISPDGKFVEMVELPRETHPYFVACQFHPEYKSKPLAAHPLFVSFVEAAWKNRMRSENLEHDVVSDKHLELPEHVEIGTEE from the coding sequence ATGACTAAATACATATTCGTAACTGGCGGTGTTGTTTCGAGTTTGGGGAAGGGTTTGGCTGCCAGTTCGATCGGCTGCCTGCTTGAGACTCGCGGGTTGAGCGTTCAGATGATGAAGCTCGATCCTTACATTAATGTGGACCCCGGCACGATGTCGCCGTTTCAGCATGGCGAGGTCTTCGTGACCGACGACGGTGCCGAGACCGATCTCGACCTTGGGCATTATGAGCGGTTCACCAATGCCAAGCTTTCTCAGGCAAATAACTGGACGAGCGGTCGTATTTATCTCTCTGTAATCGAAAAAGAACGCCGCGGCGATTATTTAGGCAAAACGATCCAGGTCATCCCGCACATCACTGACGAGATCAAAATGGCCGTGCGAAAGGTCGCCGAGATGCACCAGCCGGACATTCTGATCGTAGAGATCGGCGGAACGGTCGGCGATATCGAATCGTTGCCGTTCCTTGAGGCGATCCGCCAGATGGGTAACGAGGAGGGCCGCAATAATGCGATCTTTATTCATGTCACGCTTGTTCCCTATATAGCTGCAGCGGGCGAACTGAAGACCAAACCAACCCAGCACAGCGTTCGCGAACTGCGGGAGATCGGTATTTCGCCTGACATTCTGCTTTGCCGCTCTGATCGTCCTCTGCCGGCTGATCTGCGGAAAAAGATCGGATTGTTTTGTAATGTTCAGGAAAATGCGGTCATTTCGGCTCTCGACGTTCCAACTATTTACGAAGTGCCTCTCGCATTTCGCGAGCAGGGCCTCGATGACCTGATCATTTCGGACCTGCATTTAACGGAACAATTCCCGACCGCTGACCTCAAACGGTGGCGCGACCTGGTCTCAACGATCAAAGATCCATCCGGCGGTTCGGTGAAGATCGCGATCGTTGGTAAATATGTAGAGCTCGAAGACTCGTATAAATCACTGCGTGAAGCCCTGACGCACGCTGGTGTAGCAAATAATCTTCGCGTGAATGTTGCGTGGATCGAGTCGGAAAACCTGGTTAAAGAAGATTACGAAAACGAATTGCAGGATTTTGACGCGATACTTGTGCCCGGCGGATTCGGCAAACGGGGCATCGCCGGAATGCTGAAGGCGATCAAATATGCTCGTAAGTCGGGAACGCCGTATTTCGGCATCTGTTTGGGAATGCAGACGGCTTGTATCGAGTTTGCTCGGAGCGTTTGTGGTCTAAGGGATGCTGATTCGACTGAATTTAACGAGGAAACTCCGTTTCCGGTCATCTTCAAACTGCGCGATCTCGTTGACGTCGATGAACTCGGCGGCACGATGCGTCTAGGAAGTTATCCATGTTTACTTAAAGAAGGCTCGTTGGTCAGCGAGATCTATCACGGTGCGGCCGAGATCGGTGAACGGCATCGGCACAGATACGAATTCAATCCCGAATATAGGCAGGCCCTCGAACGCGAAGGCCTCATCTTCAGCGGCATCTCGCCTGACGGCAAATTTGTCGAGATGGTCGAGTTGCCTCGCGAGACGCACCCGTACTTCGTCGCATGCCAGTTCCATCCCGAATACAAATCAAAGCCTCTCGCGGCACATCCGTTGTTCGTCTCGTTTGTAGAGGCCGCATGGAAAAACCGCATGCGAAGCGAAAACCTGGAACATGATGTCGTAAGTGATAAACATCTCGAATTACCCGAACATGTTGAGATTGGCACCGAGGAATAA
- the kdsB gene encoding 3-deoxy-manno-octulosonate cytidylyltransferase — MELHGRNPLQNVIAIVPARYASTRLPGKMLLDIGGKPLIVHTLSQAAKAKSVSRVIVATDDERIMNVIRDAGGEAVLTSTDHNSGSDRLAEVAESLPEASIIINVQGDEPLISPDVIDAAVNALISDPLADMATTCEPITSLWELLNGNAVKVVVGDKGYALHFSRSPMPWPREASLRYGGDPNQAIEEEPELLSNFRKHTGLYVYRRDYLLKFTKMPQTRLERFEMLEQLRALENGAKIRVVDVTESSIGVDTIEDLERVRRIVEARG; from the coding sequence GTGGAACTACACGGGAGAAACCCCCTACAAAATGTGATCGCAATTGTCCCCGCACGGTACGCGTCTACGCGTTTGCCGGGGAAAATGCTGCTTGATATCGGCGGCAAACCATTGATAGTACACACGTTAAGTCAGGCGGCGAAGGCAAAGTCGGTATCGCGTGTGATCGTAGCGACAGATGATGAGCGAATTATGAACGTCATTCGTGATGCGGGCGGTGAAGCCGTGCTGACCTCAACGGATCATAATTCCGGCAGCGACCGGCTGGCTGAGGTTGCGGAGAGCTTGCCCGAAGCCTCAATAATTATAAATGTTCAGGGCGACGAGCCGTTGATCTCGCCAGATGTTATAGATGCTGCGGTCAATGCTTTGATCTCAGACCCGCTCGCTGATATGGCGACGACCTGTGAGCCGATCACCAGCCTGTGGGAGTTGCTGAATGGAAATGCCGTAAAGGTCGTTGTCGGCGATAAAGGTTATGCGTTACATTTCTCGCGTTCGCCGATGCCTTGGCCGCGGGAAGCTTCGCTGAGGTACGGCGGTGATCCTAATCAGGCGATCGAGGAAGAGCCGGAACTCCTTTCTAACTTTCGAAAACACACCGGATTGTATGTCTATCGCCGCGATTATCTATTAAAATTCACAAAAATGCCGCAAACGCGGCTTGAGCGGTTTGAGATGCTTGAACAGCTTCGTGCCCTGGAGAACGGTGCGAAGATCAGAGTTGTTGATGTTACCGAAAGCTCTATCGGCGTTGACACCATCGAAGATCTGGAGCGTGTCAGGCGAATCGTGGAGGCTCGTGGGTGA
- a CDS encoding SpoIIE family protein phosphatase, with protein MDNPVQNPFPEKKLSTVDKLRMLLEITKTISRSLDLDEVLNLVMDTLGSLLPYDAAGIYLIEFSPIDGSPYIFRSKAIRGYQISFELIEPRLKMGEGFLGTVAQSGKPIICHDVSKDPRYFAARELTRSEMLAPIISNDRVIGVFDLESDHLDAYSDDDLAVLQLLTSQVAIIIEKVWLHEQVVQKKRLQAQLEIARQVQLELLPSNDPVVENFDISAYVFPTEEVSGDYYDWVQVFQDQIGIVVADAVGKGIPAALLMAFLRASLRSCAQIGYAPHIAFSKVSSLLRGSIEDNKFITAIYGILDSTNKSFVFSNAGHNPPLLIKPSGEYRYVEYGDMALGMFDDLHYHQHFIRFEPGEIMVIYTDGITEATNPTGEEYGQERLAKRVLDGFNLSAKKLIDHIRKGVDDFTERKFLDDDGTLFIIKAN; from the coding sequence ATGGATAATCCAGTACAAAATCCTTTTCCCGAAAAAAAGCTCTCCACGGTCGATAAACTGCGGATGCTCCTCGAGATCACAAAGACGATCAGCCGCTCGCTCGATCTAGATGAGGTCTTAAATCTTGTGATGGATACACTTGGCTCGCTCCTGCCATATGACGCGGCAGGAATATATCTGATCGAGTTCAGCCCCATTGACGGCAGTCCGTATATATTCAGATCGAAAGCGATCCGCGGATATCAGATCAGTTTTGAGCTGATAGAGCCGCGTTTAAAGATGGGCGAAGGATTTCTGGGAACAGTCGCACAGTCAGGTAAGCCGATCATTTGCCACGATGTGAGTAAAGATCCGAGGTATTTTGCGGCTCGAGAGCTAACAAGATCGGAAATGTTGGCGCCGATAATCTCAAACGACCGCGTGATCGGAGTGTTCGATCTTGAAAGCGACCATTTGGACGCGTATTCGGATGATGATCTCGCAGTTTTGCAGTTATTGACGTCTCAGGTTGCGATAATTATCGAGAAGGTCTGGCTGCACGAGCAGGTCGTTCAGAAGAAACGGCTGCAGGCCCAGCTTGAGATCGCACGGCAAGTGCAGTTAGAACTCTTGCCTTCGAATGATCCGGTGGTCGAGAATTTCGATATCAGCGCTTACGTATTTCCAACAGAAGAAGTGTCCGGCGACTACTATGATTGGGTTCAGGTTTTTCAGGATCAGATAGGCATCGTCGTAGCCGATGCCGTCGGGAAAGGAATTCCGGCAGCCTTGCTTATGGCGTTCCTGAGGGCGTCTCTACGGTCCTGCGCTCAGATCGGATATGCCCCGCATATTGCTTTCTCTAAGGTCAGCAGCCTGCTTCGCGGGTCGATCGAGGACAATAAGTTTATCACGGCGATCTACGGCATACTGGATTCGACCAACAAATCATTTGTATTCTCAAACGCCGGCCACAACCCGCCTCTCCTTATCAAACCAAGCGGTGAGTATCGCTACGTAGAATATGGCGATATGGCCTTAGGAATGTTTGACGATCTGCACTATCATCAGCATTTTATTAGGTTTGAGCCGGGCGAGATCATGGTGATCTACACCGATGGAATTACAGAGGCTACGAATCCGACAGGCGAAGAGTATGGCCAGGAAAGGCTTGCGAAAAGGGTTCTCGACGGCTTTAACCTGTCCGCGAAAAAACTGATCGACCACATTCGGAAGGGGGTTGATGATTTTACCGAGCGGAAATTCCTGGATGACGACGGCACGCTATTTATCATCAAGGCAAATTAA